The Paramisgurnus dabryanus chromosome 17, PD_genome_1.1, whole genome shotgun sequence genome includes the window CTAACAACCAAGAAGAAAGATGACAATGCACTGAatgaaaactttatttttgtagtGAAAAATTGTAGTCCAGTTACACTCTTAAATCTAAACTATCAAATCTTTGTTGGATTTTACaaaaagaatacaaaaatgttaaaaagaaatTGCTATTTCGTTTCTCATATTTAAAGGAAAGGTTCTTTGAGCGAAATCAAAACAATTTCTTCTATGACATCACAGCAAAAAAAACCTTTaagaacatttattaaaaaaatgtatgatgtGTATGATATATGTTGATGTTTTCTTATCTTTTGGTTTTGTCATCACACAGAGGAATCATAGGTCAATCAGGTGGACCTGTGGAGGTTCACGGACTCCAGGGCAGGACAAGCTACCTCAGCTCTTATGCTCACGGTGTCCAGTCTCAATCTCTTGCACAATGGAGTTCATCTTTTACTGTGGCCAGTGAGTGGAAAATTTGTGATTTGCATCATTACAAATGTACATTCACATATAGTGCATGACATTAAACGGTTGGTATCTTATTCTAATTGATTTATTCATTGATCATAGGAACAATTAGCTTGCCTTTGGAAGTGTCTAGCAAAACCAGCAGTTCTGCCACGGCTGCTTCTGGAACAGGTAACGTGAGGAAATCAGATGACGGAGGTTTATTTACATCTGtagtatatacagtactgaGTATCCGAACTTCTCCTTTACAGCCAAGAAACCAGTTAAAGTCCCGAGGAAACCTCCTCCTGCAACACCAAACAGAGGTCTGTATGACTACATTCCTGTTTATTTACCAAATATGAAAAATGATTTAACGGTTATGGTCATGACTTACAAGATTCTCTGTAAATGGCAGATTGCCCAGTGGATATGGCTTTGCTGCTGGACAGCAGTTATAACATTGGACAGCGACGGTACAACTTGCAGAAGaactttataaataaacttgtgtCGATGCTAAAAGTTGGATCACCGGGACCTCACGTAGGAGTGGTGCAAACCAGGTAAACATCTTagtatttaccatatatggtgGTTTTGTTTGCCAAAATTttaatacatgtttttttttcttgcagCGAGAGCCCTCGAACTGAATTCTACTTGACAAACTACACTACAGTCAAAGACTTGTCTTTTGCCATCAAAGAGATTCCATACATTGGGGGCAACACAAATACAGGTTTATAGCATAACATTTAATACACATCTAAAGGAATGTTTTGGTGTATTAATTGTAACCCAAACTTTGCTAGAAAGGGGCATTGCATCAGAATATAGCGATTTATAAGCGGCAGAAAAAACTTTTTAAGGAATTATGCCTGAATCACCGCCTGTGGCCCTTAAACAACTGCTCATTGTTCAGTCTTTCACAATTAAATATCAAGTAAAGCCTGGTTAGACGAAAATAACCACtgcaatctcatggcaatttgtatgtgttttactAGATGGttaattatattaatttatacgaccacattcgtacattttgAACCAAAGTTGGTTCAAATTAACAAAGTAGTTACCTGGTTTcctaaaattttgagttaattgaacttaaaatattagttgataacaatttttaaacaactttgagttaactaatatttttaagttgaattaactcaaaatctttttttacccGTGTCGTTGTGGTTAGAGGTttccttattgtttttttaataataattttacaatttaCTTTTACTTCAATCTACAAATTCATTCGATGTAGTTAACATCTGAAATGCGTACCATACGAATAaccgtgagatcaggctgaaaaaacattactgggCCAATGCCAGAAgtgtaagatgttttataatGTTCTAAAGAAAATTATTAAGAAAAGattgttgggtaaaatatggataaaCTCCATTGTTTGGCCTAAACAAATctttgctgggttgtttcaaaccCATGGTTGGTCCAAATATTGACATTTTCATGTTAAATcaacagctgggtttgtccgtttttgacccaatgctgggttgaaaataacccaacattttttaatttgtaaacaTTTAAGATGCCTTGCTCCTTGGCTTTAATAGTATATTAtagtaaaaaatctttttagtATTTTAAAGTGGTTATCAACCACATTTATCATTTATCTATATTGTTGATGAAGCTGGATTTACTTAACATGGAACATTTTTTTCAAACACCTGGCATTAGTTGAATAGGATGTTTTAAAGATGCTTCGTCAGACTTGAGCTATTGCCTTTTGCACAGGTAAGGCAATACTACACACTGTGAGGAACTTCTTCAATCCGGATTTTGGCGTGAGGAGAGGTTACCCACGGGTCATCGTGGTATTTGTGGATGGCTGGCCCTCTGATAATGTAGAAGAGGCAGCGGTTTTGGCCAGAGAGTCGGGCATTAATGTGTTCTTTGTGTCTGTGGCCAAACCTGCACCCGAGGAGATGAGTATGGTGAGCGAACCAGACTTCATGAGAAAGGTGAGATGATAGGGAAAGAACCTACACGTGCATAAAAAGACTCGTTTTTTTTCGAAATTGATTTACACTTCTGGTGTGTTGACAGGTGGTGTGCAAAGACAACGAGTTCTTCACCTTCACCATGCCCAGTTGGTTCGGAACCAACAAGTTCGTAAAGCCCCTCGCTCATAAGCTTTGCTCCATCGATCAGATGCTCTGCAGCAAGACGTGCTACAACTCCGTGAACCTGGGCTTCCTGATCGACGGATCCAGCAGTGTAGGCGATGGGAACTTCAGGCTAGTGCTGGAACTTCTGGTCTCCATCGCACGCAGCTTCGATATCTCAGACATCGGATCTCGCATCGGTGCCATCCAGTTCACATACGACCAAAGGATGGAGTTCAATTTCAACGACTACACCACTAAAGACGATGCGTTGAAGGCTCTGCAGAACATCGCGTACATGAGCGGAGGCACGGCCACCGGAGATGCCATCAACTTTGCTGTGCGCAATCTCTTTAAACCTCGCACGGGCTCTAGCAAGAAGTACCTCATAATCATCACTGACGGACAGTCTTACGATGATGTGAGAGTTCCAGCTATGGCTGCCCAGAGAGAGGGTACGTTTATTTTCACCTTAAGAAAAGATACTAGGTGAATTAATTGTTATCTGCTTGATTCAGTGTATGGAAGGCCGTATTGACCATGTGCATCTTTTTCGCAGGGATTACCGTGTATACCATTGGTGTGGCTTGGGCTCCGATGGAAGATTTGAGGGCCATGGCGTCCGAGCCCAAAGACAGCCATGTGTTTTTCACTCGAGAGTTTACCGGCCTGGCGCAGTTTCATCAGCCCATCGTGCGAGGCATCTGCAGGGACTTCACAGAGTTTAATTAGGGAGTGCAACTTATTTGCGAGAAATTGAAAACATGGGCAAAAATGGGCGAGCTTAATTATAAAAGCATCATTTTTATTGTCATATTTGGCTTTTCTTACATATCTTATTTAGAACTGAAATAAGACCAATAATGTAGTTTTCgtatttaaatgaattgttCAAGGCAGGGACGGGATGATTTTATTCCTGTGGGAAAAGATTGCACGGTAATGcaacatttgatcttaaattgTATTTGAGAACGCATCACACAGTATTTTTACATCAGCCTCTCAGTAATATGGAAAATATGTCATTATTTGTGATTTGTAATCTTTGCGATCCTGTCGACTACGCCAAAGAGTTTACTGTAACAAAAGGCTCTTTTATATTAACTTTGGGAGTCAAGATTTGATTCATGCAAGGTTGTGCAAGATTTCTGAACAGCATTATGAGGAGGATTTGCAGTGAAACAGCATCCTCATGTGCATTCTGTTGGAAGTACAGTTTTTATGTATCATTTTATAAATTTGCTAATTCACATCATTACATAACTCCATCTAtgttatataataaatacaatatgGTCCTTCCGAGGGGTACCAATCAATAAACATGCACTGTAGTACATGCACCACTTTTTCATCACACGTTCACAATGTCTGGAAATGTATTTGATTAGCTAGCAATTTTGATCATATATTAAGCTACACCAGCGCACCTTTCCCATATGCATGCTTTACTCTCACATAAAGACAACACAGGGAGGAGGGGGCATCAGACTGCTTgtacatttgtttttaatttattacTTTCCTCTCAATAAAAGACAAGGTGTTTTTACAACTGACCAGCTGTCGATCAAACATATATGAAATCTACGCTCACACCCGCTGAGCATCTGTAAGGCCACTTGACCtaaagttaataataataacgcAAGACAACAGTAAACATTGAAACAACACTGTCATCAGCTCTCATCTATGTAATGTAGCAGAGGTCTTGTTTCATCTTCCCAAATAAAAGCAcaatctttattaaaattcaACGTCTATCACTGATTGCATGAATTGTCAAGACAAGGGGGTCATGTTGCATATACAGATACaccatttaatatttattatagacattttatatacatttcttttcaACAGTTGTGTTTCGCTTTGTGGTACAATCTTTAAAATCTGTTGATTGGTAGCAAatcaaaaaaacagaaaacaaacaaaaacttacAAAACTCTTCAAACTGAACTTGTGGAAGActagaaaaaaatactttattgtattaatCATGCATTACACAAACAAAAGGTCTTTTGTTACACCATAAACTGCATTGTTTCTTTAAAAAGGTTGAGACAGAAAAACCAAACCAAATATTCCAAGTGTGATAAGTTTTCAAATCCCTTAACGTACTGCCGAACAGCTTCATGAGGTCAATTTAAAAACCATAACCAAGAAgctgttttgtttaaaaataaaacattaatattaatctATACGTTTGCTTATTTATGAATTACAAGATCTTGTCGGTTTGCAACAGCCCATCTATTGGTTACCAATATAACAAAGGATAAGACTATTCACaaactaaaaataataaataagccAATTCAACTCAATTACAGTAAGGTGTACAAAAACATCATCATGTGATGCTGCCGTTTATCTGTAAATTCCTAAAAGCTCTCAAGAGCACCAAGCATTATGTTTCTACTAGTGTAcagtaggcatgggccggtataagattctggcggtatgataacctttagcaaaaataccacggtttcacggtgttacggt containing:
- the coch gene encoding cochlin, yielding MSLWFAVLYVLGLLSISRCTLGSEANVPTPITCGTRAADLPDTRQLVLCPANCSLWSLSVFGSGVYASISSICGAAIHRGIIGQSGGPVEVHGLQGRTSYLSSYAHGVQSQSLAQWSSSFTVARTISLPLEVSSKTSSSATAASGTAKKPVKVPRKPPPATPNRDCPVDMALLLDSSYNIGQRRYNLQKNFINKLVSMLKVGSPGPHVGVVQTSESPRTEFYLTNYTTVKDLSFAIKEIPYIGGNTNTGKAILHTVRNFFNPDFGVRRGYPRVIVVFVDGWPSDNVEEAAVLARESGINVFFVSVAKPAPEEMSMVSEPDFMRKVVCKDNEFFTFTMPSWFGTNKFVKPLAHKLCSIDQMLCSKTCYNSVNLGFLIDGSSSVGDGNFRLVLELLVSIARSFDISDIGSRIGAIQFTYDQRMEFNFNDYTTKDDALKALQNIAYMSGGTATGDAINFAVRNLFKPRTGSSKKYLIIITDGQSYDDVRVPAMAAQREGITVYTIGVAWAPMEDLRAMASEPKDSHVFFTREFTGLAQFHQPIVRGICRDFTEFN